The Lycium ferocissimum isolate CSIRO_LF1 chromosome 10, AGI_CSIRO_Lferr_CH_V1, whole genome shotgun sequence genome window below encodes:
- the LOC132034725 gene encoding uncharacterized protein LOC132034725: IPGPDSEAFENFLEPFETFLSHLIERRLKAQIIFYIMKQKYPDTLALKTVNLLSSSQANIDSRTKCAELLSNLLNDDDLCTWHNLSIFTQSAIKSFLLNPIINLDESQFINKCRCYTIYCLRASLLQDNKWPELLPLLYQFLTDSASNNYLKKFAFRMFAELPEGIGETIVVPSAKTLHSLFRTTLNDDTIDLNVRITAVSAVIRFIQHMPSSNEKERFQYLLPGMMKTLTDAYLSKGEVADEQALKHFIELAKDEPRFFRSQLVDVVSTMFEIAEAETLEERTRHLAVEFLITLVEAKKRAPGMMKRVPLFISKCFAMLLKLLLDIEDAWHSVETDVFGPTSNFEVGWMGLGRFSCALGGKSIAHVAMEQLSAYSDAPEWEKRHAALIAFVRIAEGCSKVQQLSYLWINYDYGLVITHTISTREKLKKLSKKINELPGFRECAACHAIWRFSYDFSPHLQEKYHNQVFVALAAAMDDSYPRVQAIAAYALGAFGETGKPEFLIPHLGGLIEKLLVLIKNDKQIVQEKALHAIGSTADSVKEHFGTCYDTVMPHLKTVLRNADLQSNLILLPPAMECISSVVRAVGREKFRDDEKQVMEMLMSLQAKVDDPTITIDMLYACGRICDCMGKDFLPYMNVVMPILFHCAQLNSKETLEMKAKACKMLCGYAQTLKEDFYPWISQAVSILVSLLKFYTHKSVRIYAVLAMPALLRSAKLAVEKGVAQDESESYFMELSDHIILALVEALHKESETEMCVVMLSELDDCLQICGPLLNEGQVRSIVDEIKHVITDSSSRKQELREREKMEDFDDEEAELLTKESNQEERVFYNVRYILGKLIGTFKASFLPFLDELSTYLLPMWAKEKTPNERCTPTLIFNVLVEEGCPEAALKYYDVCLPSILDASDDEDPIVRQSALYGLGLWAEYDRSSFKPFVGEALSRINVVIMHLRALEPENVKAYDNAVSALGKICQFHGESFDSAQAIPTWLNCLPIKADLEEAKDVHKQLCSMIERSCGELLGPNYQYLPKVVAILIEVLCAGEVLATEETAKHMINILRHFQHTFPSATWASAVSLLLPQQEMELESLLSPEEDVNISIDAMKLLVL, from the exons ATTCCTGGGCCTGACTCCGAGGCATTTGAAAACTTTCTCGAGCCATTTGAAACCTTTCTCTCCCATCTAATAGAGAGACGATTGAAGGCTCAGATCATATTCTACATAATGAAACAGAAATACCCCGACACCCTTGCTCTTAAAACAGTTAACCTTCTCAGTTCTTCCCAAGCCAACATTGATTCTCGTACGAAGTGTGCTGAACTCCTTTCCAACTTACTTAATGATGATGACTTATGCACTTGGCACAATCTAAGCATCTTCACTCAGTCTGCCATCAAATCTTTCCTTCTTAATCCTATCATCAATTTGGACGAATCacaattcatcaacaaatgCCGCTGTTATACCATTTATTGCTTGCGTGCTTCACTTCTCCAAGACAACAAATGGCCTGAATTATTGCCATTGTTGTATCAATTCCTCACTGATTCGGCTTCAAACAATTACCTTAAAAAGTTTGCTTTTCGTATGTTTGCTGAACTACCTGAGGGCATAGGTGAAACAATAGTAGTCCCTTCGGCAAAGACTTTGCACTCACTATTCCGTACTACACTGAATGATGATACCATTGATCTAAATGTCAGGATCACAGCTGTGAGCGCTGTGATCAGATTCATTCAGCATATGCCGAGTTCAAATGAAAAGGAGCGCTTTCAGTATTTGTTGCCGGGAATGATGAAGACGTTGACTGACGCATATTTGAGCAAAGGTGAGGTTGCAGACGAGCAGGCCCTGAAACATTTTATagagttggccaaggatgagcCTAGGTTCTTTAGAAGTCAGCTTGTGGATGTGGTATCCACCATGTTTGAGATAGCAGAGGCTGAGACATTGGAAGAGCGGACGAGGCACTTGGCAGTTGAGTTTTTGATAACATTGGTTGAGGCGAAGAAGAGGGCCCCAGGCATGATGAAGAGGGTCCCCTTGTTTATTAGCAAATGTTTCGCGATGTTATTGAAGTTATTACTAGATATTGAGGATGCTTGGCATAGTGTCGAGACTGATGTGTTCGGGCCTACAAGTAACTTCGAAGTTGGCTGGATGGGTTTAGGCCGGTTTTCTTGTGCCTTAGGAGGTAAGTCTATTGCTCATGTTGCCATGGAGCAACTGTCTGCTTACTCGGATGCGCCAGAATGGGAGAAGCGCCATGCAGCTCTCATCGCATTTGTTCGTATTGCTGAAGGCTGCTCAAAGGTACAACAATTGTCCTACTTGTGGATTAATTATGACTATGGTTTGGTTATAACGCATACTATTTCAACTC GGGAGAAACTCAAAAAGCTGAGTAAAAAGATAAATGAACTTCCTGGATTTAGAGA ATGTGCAGCTTGCCATGCAATTTGGCGGTTTTCGTATGACTTCTCTCCGCATTTGCAAGAAAAATACCATAACCAAGTATTCGTTGCATTAGCTGCAGCTATGGATGATTCTTATCCACGAGTGCAG GCAATTGCCGCATATGCTCTCGGCGCCTTCGGTGAGACCGGCAAGCCAGAATTTTTGATACCTCACCTAGGTGGATTAATTGAGAAACTGCTTGTACTTATAAAG AATGACAAACAAATTGTCCAAGAAAAAGCATTACATGCAATCGGTTCTACAGCTGATTCTGTTAAG GAGCACTTCGGAACCTGCTATGACACTGTCATGCCACACTTGAAAACTGTCCTGAGAAACGCAGATCTTCAATCTAATCTCATTCTTCTTCCCCCTGCAATGGAGTGCATAAGCAGCGTTGTGAGAGCTGTTGGCAGAGAGAAATTTAGAGATGACGAAAAGCAG GTTATGGAAATGCTTATGTCATTACAAGCAAAGGTGGATGATCCAACTATTACTATAGACATGCTATAT GCATGTGGTAGAATTTGCGACTGCATGgggaaggattttcttccttATATGAATGTAGTCATGCCCATCTTATTTCATTGTGCTCAACTTAATAG TAAAGAGACACTAGAGATGAAAGCTAAAGCCTGTAAAATGCTATGTGGGTATGCTCAAACATTGAAGGAAGACTTTTACCCATGGATTTCCCAG GCCGTTTCAATCCTTGTTTCACTTCTGAAATTCTATACCCACAAATCTGTCAGGATATATGCTGTTTTAG CCATGCCCGCCCTGTTGCGTTCTGCTAAGCTGGCTGTTGAGAAAGGGGTTGCTCAAGACGAAAGTGAGTCATATTTCATGGAGTTGTCAGACCATATAATACTGGCTTTGGTTGAAGCTTTGCATAAG GAGTCTGAGACAGAAATGTGTGTAGTCATGTTGAGCGAATTGGACGATTGTCTGCAG ATTTGTGGACCACTTCTCAATGAAGGTCAGGTTCGTAGCATCGTGGATGAGATAAAGCATGTCATCACAGACAGTTCAAGTAGAAAACAAGAactcagagagagagagaaaatggaaGATTTCGATGATGAGGAAGCTGAGTTGTTGACGAAGGAAAGCAATCAGGAAGAAAGAGTTTTCTATAAT GTCCGCTATATATTGGGCAAATTGATCGGAACTTTCAAGGCTTCTTTCCTGCCTTTCCTTGATGAGTTGTCAACATATTTGTTACCTATGTGG GCCAAGGAGAAAACACCTAATGAAAGATGTACACCTACTTTAATCTTTAATGTCCTTGTGGAGGAGGGGTGTCCTGAAGCAGCTCTAAA GTACTATGATGTATGTCTTCCTTCGATTTTGGATGCAAGCGATGACGAAGACCCAATAGTTAGACAG AGTGCTCTTTATGGACTTGGTCTTTGGGCGGAATATGACCGTTCTTCTTTCAAACCTTTTGTTGGag AGGCTTTGTCAAGGATCAATGTAGTGATAATGCATTTACGTGCTCTTGAACCTGAGAATGtaaaggcatatgataatgcTGTTTCTGCGCTTGGTAAGATATGTCAGTTTCATGGGGAAAGTTTCGACTCAGCCCAG GCTATTCCAACTTGGTTGAATTGCCTGCCTATAAAAGCGGACTTGGAGGAAGCCAAAGATGTTCATAAACAGTTGTGTTCAATGATCGAAAG GTCATGCGGAGAACTTTTGGGTCCCAACTATCAATACCTTCCAAAAGTTGTTGCAATTCTCATAGAG GTTCTATGTGCTGGAGAGGTTCTTGCCACAGAAGAAACTGCAAAACATATGATTAATATTTTGAGGCATTTTCAGCACACATTTCCATCAGCCACGTGGGCATCGGCAGTTTCCTTATTATTGCCTCAACAGGAGATGGAGTTGGAATCCCTTTTATCACCTGAGGAAGATGTTAACATTTCAATCGATGCAATGAAGTTACTAGTCTTGTGA